A genomic region of Lates calcarifer isolate ASB-BC8 linkage group LG9, TLL_Latcal_v3, whole genome shotgun sequence contains the following coding sequences:
- the tmem174 gene encoding transmembrane protein 174, with protein sequence MVGQRPAMETNSARNPTVVVSGPPDSLTQVVAPASRPCQPDSLLDGEKTGAVLLFSGVFLSLVGVTFTAMGWQHYRASSRFEWTQLLGPILISVGGTFTLTGICRFGIGSCRPCKQWDEEALVMPAMEQTSRGHSCTLSGINQPIMLHRATTMLCIPPAYNFTTPEIHQATEFQPGRSVNGIPVALPPYDAVYCVDNRAFETEVGSSVHSSETDGRGRSFPVPMEVRRDEHAIIRSSRPGSAGLGVQARSWDSVAFISM encoded by the exons ATGGTGGGACAAAGGCCTGCAATGGAGACAAACAGTGCTAGAAATCCTACGGTAGTCGTCAGTGGACCACCTGACAGCCTGACTCAGGTGGTGGCACCTGCTTCACGCCCATGCCAGCCAGACAGTTTGCTGGATGGTGAGAAGACTGGAGCGGTGCTGCTGTTCTCCGGAGTCTTCCTGTCTCTGGTTGGTGTCACCTTCACCGCCATGGGCTGGCAACACTACAGAGCCAGCTCCAGGTTTGAGTGGACCCAACTGCTGGGCCCCATCCTGATCTCCGTTGGAGGTACTTTCACCCTCACGGGCATCTGCAGGTTTGGCATCGGCTCCTGCCGGCCCTGCAAGCAGTGGGACGAAGAGGCGCTAGTAATGCCTGCGATGGAGCAAACCTCCAGGGGACATTCTTGTACATTAAGTGGGATAAATCAACCAATCATGTTGCACAGAGCCACAACAATGCTATGCATTCCACCCGCCTATAACTTTACAACCCCGGAAATACACCAGGCCACTGAGTTCCAACCTGGCAGGTCTGTGAATGGCATCCCTGTGGCTCTTCCTCCATATGATGCTGTTTACTGTGTGGATAACAGAGCTTTTGAAACAGAAGTAGGCAGCTCGGTCCACAGCTCAGAAACAGACGGCAGAGGAAGGAG ttttcctgTCCCGATGGAGGTCCGACGAGACGAACATGCAATAATCCGCTCCAGTCGTCCGGGATCAGCGGGCCTCGGAGTCCAGGCTCGGTCCTGGGACTCTGTGGCTTTCATCTCAATGTGA